DNA sequence from the SAR202 cluster bacterium genome:
GAAAAGGCTGAAGAAATTGCTCTTTCAAGCGAAAAAATTCAGCCCTATCTAGTAAACAAAGCTATACATAGAATTATTTATGTTCCTGATAAATTAGTTAATATAGTTATAAAATAAACTAACCTATACGAACAGTCCCTAATAAATCACGTATTTTTGCACTGCCATCAGCATTCCACCAAGAATCAATTGCATTGCCAACACGTTCTTTTGGTAAGCTTAAAATTGCACAGTTATAAAATTTATCTTTAAATTCTTCTTCAGATAAAGGATCAGCTTGTGTACCATGCATTACATGTCGATTGGTATCCTCTTCTAGAGTCGTACCATCTTTCAATGTAATCTTTACAGGATTTGAAACCATCATTCCGTCTCGTCCACTACTCCATTCGGAATTTATTTTTATATCTACTTTATCTATTGCTTCTAAATATTCAGATCGATCTAAATTTTCATCATTAAAACTTGCCATATCTATTTTCTTATCTACTAAAGCCGTAGCAACATTATAATGAATACTAAATTTACCTTGAAAACCATAGGTAGGTCTAGGGTACAAAAGAACATGACTTATTGATGAGAAATTATCTATTTCCACTTCATCTATATCATTAAAGTCTAATTCATTTGAATTTAAAATACTTAATAAAGAATCTAATGAACTATGATTTGATCCACAGCAAGGATATTTTTTTATTACAATAGAAGTTGCACACAACCAAGTATTACCTAAATCTTTAACCATAGCCTCAGGATCAAAATTTCCTGCTCCTAAATAGGCTGAAGCCCAACCAACTTTACTTTCTAAAAAGTTATCTGTTGCCTTCCAACCATCTCTGGCTAAATAACCTGCCATAATACCATTACGTGATGTCATACCAGCATGAAGAGGTTTAGTGTAAGTACCAAAGTTTTGCAATATACCACTAGGCATAGAACCTGCCATTCCTAAAGCAGTTAAAGTTTGTTCTTTATCTAGGCCTAATAAACGAGCTGCAACTGCAGCTGACCCCATAGTCCCAAATATTGCTGTTGAATGGAAACCAGTGGTTCCTTGAGGGGAACTTGAACCTCTCGATAAATGAGCTGCAGCCTCAAAACCGATAACATAAGCTGTTAGTAAATCATTAACAGTTAAATCTAATTCTTCAGCAATAGCTAGCGCTGGAGGTAATAAAGCCACACTAGGATGGCCAAAACCTCCCATATCATCATAGTCCAAAGCATGCCCAAGTGTTCCATTGCCTAAGGCTGCCATATATTGAGATGTCCTCATACTAGATCCGACAATAGTACAATCACCATTTCCTCCCTGATCTGATACAAACTTTTGAATCATTTTACCAAGGGGTTGATCAGCACCAGCAAGCATAACACCGATACAATCAAATATAGCTTCTCTCGCTGCTCTATATGCATCAGCTGGTATATCTTCTGATTTAGTATTTACAATAAACTCTGCTAATTTTTCTTCTGAACGTCCCATAGTTACCTCCTATTATTTATTAAGGTTAATTACTTCAATATCGTTTTCTTTGGCAATAGTAATATCAAATCATGTGTGATTATATTTATCAGAAAATGATGCAATATTAAACCATTTTTTCTGACTTAAATTACAGAATTTAATCATTGACACTGTATATAGCCAATGATACAGTTTTAATACACATTTAATTTATATAACAGGGGTAAACATGTCTTTTAATATAGTAGTATTAGCAAAACAAGTTATTGATCCTGAAGCTCCAAGTGCAAGTTATAGAATAGACGGAAGTGCTGGAAAACTTGAAGTTGATTCTTCACAAAAAATAGCACCAGTCATTAATGGTTTTTGTGAAAATGCCATTGAAGCTGCACTTCAAATCAAAGAAGCAGTTGGAGATGCTACAGTCAGCGTAATTTCTGCAGGTTCAGATTTTGTCATGGATGTCATGAAAAAGGCCGTTTCTATGGGTTCTGATGAAATGTATCTTTTGCAAGATGAAAAATTTAGCAATCTTAATGATAGCTCAATAACTGCAAAACTTTTAGCAACAGCAATTCAAAAAATAGGCGAGTACGATTTAGTACTGGCAGGTATGCAAGCATCTGATTGGGACCAAGCACAAGTTCCTTTAGGTATTGCTGAAATCCTTGGAGTGCCTTGTGTACCAATTGCAAGAAAAATCGAAATTAAAGATGGTAGAGCTATTTGTGAACGCGCAACTGATGCAGGTTATGAAACTGTTTCAGCGCCTCTTCCTTCTGTAATTACTGTTAATAATGAATTCGGACAACCAAGATACCCCACTCTAAGAAACATAATGGCAGCTGCTCGGAAAACTCCGATAACATGGGACGCTGCAGAACTTGGTTTGTCTGATGATGATCTTTCCCCTCGAATAAAAATCGTCGACCTATTTATACCTGAAAAACAATCTCAATGCGAAATTATTGAAGGTGAAGACGAAGAAGAAATGGGAAGAAACTTAGCACTGAAAATGCGTGAAGCAAAATTAATATAGGAGTATAAACAATGTCAGAAATATTACTTGTTGGTGAAGTAAATAGTGGGAGCTTAGCAGAAGCTACTGCTGAATTAATTGCTCATGGCAAACCTTTAGCCGAATCTTTAAACTCTTCGATTTCTGTTGCTTTACTTGATCAAGACTCTTCTAGTGCTGCTCAAGAAGCAATAAGTCAAGGAGCCGATAAAGTTTACAACATCAAAGACTCTTTGCTTACCACTTATCAGACAGATGCGTATTTAGCAAGCCTGGCAAAATTAATTCAAGAAATTAATCCAATTGCCGTGTTAATTTCTAAAACTGAAATAGGTGCAGATATTGGGGCAAGATTAGCATTTAGAGTTGATACTGGTATAGTACAAGACTGTATTGAGGTATCAGTAAATTCAGATAACAAAATTCAAGCTAACCGACCTGTTTTTGGCGGTAACTGTATGGCAACCGTTGTCTGTGATTCAAGTCCTATGATGGCCTTAATTCGACCAAAAACAAAAGAGGCTTTAGAGGCAGATTCAGGCAGATCTGGTGAAATAGTTGATTTTAATGCTGATCTCGATGAATCAGTAATAAAAAATCAAGTTGTTGAAAGAGTCGAAGAAGTACAAGAAGGAATACGTTTAGAAGATGCAGCTAGAATAGTTGGAGGTGGTCGTGGTATGAACGGCCCAGAGCCTTTTGATAATGAGCTCAAAGATTTAGCTGATACCATGGGGGCAGCTATTGGCGCCAGCCGTGCAGCAGTCGATATAGGATGGGTACCATATTCATATCAAATAGGATTGACGGGGAAAAAAGTTGCCCCTGACCTTTATCTACTTGTAGGAATATCTGGTGCAAGTCAACATATGGCTGGTTGCAGTGGATCAAAAAATCTTGTTGCAATAAATAAAGATCCTGATGCAAACATATTCCGAGACGCTAGATTTGGAGTAGTTGGAGATTGGGAAAAAGTACTACCTGCCCTAACTCAGCAACTTAAAGAATTAATGTAATTCCAATATAATTAAATTCCAAAACCCCTGAAACCTCAGGGGTTTTGTCTTGTTAGGGGTGGTTGAACATACATGAGTAATATGATGAGCTCATTTCGATATTCTGCGTTCAGATATCTTTGGTTAGGACAAGTAACTCATGCCGCTGGAATGTGGATAGACATGGTAACTATTCCTTTAATAGTTTTAAGCCTATATGACAGCTTAGAACAAGCTGCAATAAATGTTGGCTTGGTTATGTTTGTTCGCACAATGCCCCATTTCACACTGGGACTTTTTGCTGGTGTATTTGCTGATAACTTCAACAGAAAAACACTGTTAGTGGTTACTAAAATAGGTGTTGTATTTATTCAAATAATATTTATGTTTGTTGTATTTATGGATCATTTATCTATGACTTGGGTGTATTTATACACTTTCTTTCGGGGTGCAACAATGGCATTCGATCAGCCCGCAAGAAGAGCAATGATAGCTAATGTTGTCCCACAAGAACTGTACACTAATGCAATGGCTCTTAGTATGGGAACAGTTCAAGCAACAAGAATAATTGCTGCAGCAGGAGCTGGTTGGATTATCGCATTAACCAGTGGAGTTGATCGAATAACAGAAGCAGACTATGGATTCCAATTTCCTGTAACTATTATTTTAATACTATATACTTTAGCTTTTATTTTTACTTATTTAATTAACTATTCACACGAAGTAATAAATAACGAAGGAGAGAACAAAAAAACTATCCAGTATGTTTTTACTGAATTAATCGAAGGATTACGATTCTCATGGTCAAGAAAAGATATACGCGCAGTAGTAATTATGGCAGCATGTTTCTTTTTATTTGGAATGGTATTTATGCAAGTTTTTGCTCCACTATTTGCTAAAATATTAGGTATAGGGGAAAAAGGTCTTGGCATTCTTTTATCAATGAGTGGAATCGGCGGGGCTAGCGGTGCTGTATTTCTTGCAGCAATTAACCCTAATAATAAACGTGGAATTTGGATATTATCGTCACAAATTGCATTAGGGTTATCTCTCATATTCTTTGCACTATCAGTAGCATTTGACAATATGATGCTTATATATTTTATGGCTATTCTAATTGGATTATCTCAAGCAATTATTTTCCCGCTTATTAATTCAGTATTAATGAAAATTACTCCCGACCATCTTAGAGGGAGAGCAATGGGTCTATTAAGTTTGGATAGAGCTTTTGTATCTTTTGGAGCCGCTATAGCTGGACCAACAGCTGCATATGTAGGAGTAGCAAACGGCCAAATACTTTTTGGCGTAGGGTGTGTAATGAGTGGTATTTTTCTTTGGATTTTTGGAACTACTCTCAGAAAATTAGATTAAATAGTATAATTACTATATAGATTCAATCTGTACATAAAAGGCAAATATTGTGAAAATAATTTCCTCTAATCAGCCCATATTTAAATTAATTCTATTTGCAATTTTATTATTTTGCAGTGGATTAATACCAAGCAATCCTTCTAAGAGTGAAACAATTAATTCGATAATATCTCATGAAAAACATAGTTTATTACTATGGGAATTACAATTTTTACCACAGAAATTCTTTTATTCAATATCTGAATTTATTTTCCCATTTGAAAATAAAAAAGTTTCTAAAAAAGATCCAATAGAAATTATACAAAATTACATTAAAATCAATGATCAAATAAGAAAACACAATAACGAATATGAGTATGCAGCTATAAAAGGTAATGATTTTAAATCAAATGCAGAAAAAGAAAAGATAATCCAACAATACATTAATGAGTTAGAACAAAACCAATTAATAACTGAAAATGCTTTAGAAGAAATAGTAAGTAATGCAATTCAGGAATTCAATATATCTATATTGCCAAACACAGTATTTCCACCTGTTTTGATTAGTATAGAACCACCACCGTCACTTTTAATATTGTCACCGAGAGATCAAATAAAATTAGAAAAAACAATATTATTAAAATCCGATAATTCAATTCCTCAAAGATATAAAATTGAAGATACTATTGAAAATCTAGAAAATAAATCAGTTCTTATATCAGATATTGGTGGATTATCTACTTTTCCTGCAACAGTAAAAGTAAGAAGTTTAGAGTCTACTCTAAGCACAACTGCACATGAATGGTTTCATAATTATATGATCTTCAAACCTCTTGGAAGAAGTTACTTCAATGATGACAAACTACGAACAATTAATGAAACTGCGGCTAATATTTTTGGGGACGAAATATCTAAATATATATTAGATATTGAAAAAAATGATGTTTTAATAAATCCTATAACTACTGAGCCTTGTAGCAAGCCTGATTTTTGCTTTGGGTTAGAAATGAATGAAACAAGATCTACTGCTGAAGAATATCTAAATCAAGGTGATATTTCTAAAGCTGAAAAATATATGGAAGATCGTCAAAAATTATTTCTAGCTGAAGGTTACATAATTCGTAAACTAAACCAAGCATATTTTGCTTTTCATGGTATATATGCTGATAGCCCGTCTTCCAAAAGTACTGTGTTTGAAGAACTCACCAATATAAGAAACCAATCCAAATCTTTAGCAGATTTCATAAAGAAAATAGAAAATATAAAAAATGAAAATGATTATCAAAAACTAATTAAATGATTCTATTTGTGCCCTTGTATTTATAACAAGGGCACAAATAATTTCTTATTTTGAAATCATTCCACGACCAAGTGTAATTGCCCAAGCTGTATAGACTATGTAACAAATACCACCAATCAGTGCCATTGTTGTTGCTTGATCTGTTGCCAATAATGAAACCTGTGCACTTATAACAACAATTACTGCAGAGAGCGCTGCTATACTTGCAAATATAGAGCTATCATCTCTCGTAGAAGCACCTAGTGCTATAAGAAAACCACCAACTCCAAATAAAAATGTACATAAGTTTGCTAAAGAAAAACCAATTGTTGCTAATTCACGATCCCCTGTTAAAGTTACTGTTCCTATTCCAGCACCTAAGCTTAACCCAGAACCAATAGCCCAACCAGCTACTGCTATAAATACCATTGGCATTCCAAGCCTAGCTAATGCGTATCCATTACCACCTTCAAGACTTTGTACAAAATACATGAGTCCGGAAAGCATAGTAATGAGAGCAACAGGTATAAGCATTGAAGTAACAATTCCATAGGTTTGTAAATCACCAGTCCACAATTTAATCACCGCTTCAGCATCTGTTGGGTCAGGTTGGCCTCCAATACCTAGTACGCCTCCTGGTTGAATAAAGTAAATCAATACAGCAACGATTGGACCTATAATTAAACAATATCCAGCCATTTTTTCTACAGAAATCGTGCCCATTTTATTCCTCCTTATTATTTAAATAAAATAACACTGTTCCTGGTATTTGATTATATCACTTTTCTAGTAATTAATTTATTGACTTGTTCAGAATATGTTAATATACTCACCTGTATTATGTAGCTCTTCTCTGAATTATGATTGATTCAGGGATATTATTATAGGAGGTTTATAATGGGCGCAACAGAGAAGTTGGCAAGATTTGTTATTGAAACACCTTCAGAAAAGATTAGTGACGAAGCAATAGAAAGAGCCACAGCAGGCTTGATGGATGCTGTTGGAACAGCACTTGTTGCTAATACTAATGAGATAGGTAGAATAATAACTGAATTTACTGAAGAGGTAGGTGGAACTCCTGTTTCTCGTGTAATTGGTACAAATATTAAAACATCATCTCCAAATGCAGCTTTAGCAAATGGTACACTTGGACATGCTGATGACTATGATGACGTTGGTGGTTTCGGTCATCCTGCAGTAATTTTAATGCCTACGGTATTAGCACTAGGAGAACAACTTGGCAAGACTGGACGTGAGATTTTAGATGCTTATGTTCTGGGATTTGATGTAGGCGCTCGCTTAGCCCAAGGTATTGGGGGAGACCATTATGAAAGAGGTTGGCATTCAACCGTAACTCTTGGTACATTAGCTTCTGCAGCTGCTGCATCCAGACTAATGGGTCTAACAGTTGACCAAACACGACATGCTTTGGGTATAGCAGCTTCACATGCTGCTGGTATGCAGGCAAATTTTGGTACTATGACAAAACCATTACATCCCGGTAATGGTGCAAGAAGCGGCATCACTGCTGCAACTTTAGCTTCTAAGGGATATACTGCAAACCAAAATATAATTGAAGCACCACTAGGATATGTGGCGGTATTTGGTGACAAACAAGCAAATATTAATGCAATGACACACCAACTTGGTGATGCTCAATGGCAAATAGTAAATCCAGGATTTAAAATCAAAGAATGGCCTTGCTGTTATGGTAACCATGGAGCAGTTCCAATGCTAATTGATTTAGTACACAAATATGAAATTCAACCTGAACAAGTAGAAAGCGTTGAATTTATAGGTGGCATGGGAGCTTCTGGGTTCTTGAACAGACCTGATACTGACACTTATTTCGGTGGGAAATTCAGTTTGCAATTTAATATTGCTGCAGCTGTTGTTGATGGCGCTATGTCTTATGACACATTCACTGATGAAAAGGTGAATAGCCCTGAAATACGAGACATGATGTCAAGAGTTATTCTAAAAGATGACATTATGACTAAAGACTTACCAGCTCGAATACATAGTCAACACAGGGACCAAACAGTCGTCATAAATATGAAAGATGGAAGAAGTGTTAGTGATAGTATAGAAACTGCTACAAACACTCTCGTTGGTCATGAGATTGACGTTAAGTTTGAAGCAAATGCTAGTAAAGTTCTTCCTTCTGAAAAAGTCGAACGTGCTCTTTCCCTTCTAAAAGATCTTAAAAATGTAAAAGATATAAGTGAAGTTTTAGACGCGGTTACCGTTTAATCATAAAGAAAGAATAAAAAAGAGGGGTTGAGTTCAACCCCTCTTTTTTATAATAGTAAGATGAATAATTTACCACTTTCAGGTATCAAAGTTATCGAAATTGCACATATAGTAGCTGGACCCACAGCTGGTCTGATTTTAGGGGATTTGGGTGCTGAAGTTATTAAAATTGAACCACCTAATGCACTTGATGCTAGTCGAATTGGATCAGGCAGAAATGGAAGCTTTTTCTTTGTGAATCGAAATAAATCCAGTATAGTTATAGATCTGAAAAGCTCAAAAGGGCTTGAGATACTTTACAAATTACTAGAAGATACTGATGTACTCATTGAAAATATGGCACCTGGAACTATGAATAGGCTTGGAATAGGTTACGAACAACTAAGTACAAAATTCCCCAGATTGATATATCTCAGCGTAAAAGGCTTTTTAAGTGGCCCTTATAGCAATCAAACATCCCTGGATGAGCTTGCGCAAATGGGATCAGGCCTTGCATATATGACAGGTAGGTCAGGAGATCCAATACGTGCAGGAGCTAGTATTATAGATATGGGCGCAGCAATGCATGGAATAATTGGAGTGCTTTCAGCTTTATATACTAGAAGTATTACACAAAAAGGACAGGAAATTACTTCAGGTTTGTTTGAAACCGCATTATTTTTTGTTGGACAACATATGGCATTTAATCAACATTCAGGAACTACCAATGTCCCATTACCTGAACGTCATCATGGATGGGGTGTATATGACAAATTCCGTTGTATTGATGGAGAATTGGTATTTATTGGTGTCACAAGTAATAATCAATGGAACACGTTCTGTAAAATCTTACAATTGGACGAATTAGCAGATAATGAAGAATTAAAAGATAATCCTGGTAGAATAGCAAATAGACCATTAATTCTTCGTACAGTTACTCCCATTATTGAAAATATGAAAAGTTCCAGAATTCTAGACATGTTAAGGGAAAATGGAATCTCAGCAACCCTTGTTCACACACCTGATACTGTAATTACCGATCCACATGTAAATTCTGGAAAAAGATTATACAATTTTACTTCTGACGGAAAAGATTTTGCCTTACCTAAATTACCTTATGAAAGTAGTAATTATGAATTTACTAAATCTTTACCTGCTCCTGACAAACCTGGATTGCAAACAAATTCAATATTAAAAAAAATGGGATACACCGATACTGAGATAAGTGAATTTTTTGACGACAATATTGTACAATAAGGTTATGGAAACCATAATCATAGATGTTAATATATTCGAAGAATTTTCTAACGATCTATCTGAAGTATGGATAGAAAAAATAGCACTGAATTCCCTGAGACTAGGTTTGCTTTCATTAAATTCTGAATTTATCCTTGAATACCATTCTCTAGGAATTACTATAGCAGACGATATAACAATTCAAGGCTTAAATAATGATTATAGAGGGTTAAATGAAATAACTGATGTTCTTGCATTCTCCGAAAATTACCCAGGAGAATATTATGGTGAAAGTGAAAAAACAATATCTACTGCAGAATCTTTCCCCAATGAGACTGGATATGCGGGTGAAATCGTTTTATCATATCCACAATGCAAACGACAAGCTGAAGAAAACAAAATTTCTATCAATAAAGAATTAGCTACATTAGTTTCTCATGGTGTTCTTCACTTAATTGGTTATGATCATACAAATGATAATGAACTAAAAATTATGGAACAAATTCAAATTGATTCAATTAAACATTTATTGGATACATAATTTACAATGAACAATTACGTTTTATATAGGAAATGGCGCCCAAAGAGTTTTTCTGAATTGGTTGGTCAAACAGCAATTAGAAAAACCCTAATGAATGCAATATCTCAAAATAGAATTGCCCATGCCTATCTTTTTAGTGGCCCTAGAGGTACCGGAAAAACAAGTACAGCAAGAATATTAGCTAAGGCAATTAATTGTAAAACTGAAAATACTGAAGAGAAGTTAATTTGTAATACTTGCGAAAATTGTATAGAAATTAATTCATCAAATTCATTAGACCTCATTGAAATTGATGCTGCTAGTAATCGTGGTATAGATGAAATAAGAAGTATAAGGGATAAAAGTAATTATTCCCCTTCCAAAAGTCTATATAAGATTTATGTGTTAGATGAAGCACATATGCTAACAAAAGATGCGTCTAACGCTTTACTTAAAACATTGGAAGAACCCCCTCCTCATGTAGTATTTATATTAGCTACTACAGAAGCAGATAAAATGGAGCCTACTATACTTTCAAGATGTCAAAGATTTGATTTTAAAAAAATTGACAATAATGATATCGTGCAAAGGCTCGAACAAATAGCGAATTATGAAAAAGTTAATATTTCTGAATCAGCAATTAAAAGAATCGCAGAAATATCAGAAGGAAGTTTAAGAGACGCTGAAAGCTTTCTCGAACAAATCATACTATCGAATGATGAAGAATATATTGATGCTAATCAAATTAACAGCATTCTTGGCATAACTGATTCAAAACAAATAGAATTATTACAAGAATCAATACTTTCAGGAAATATTACCGAAACAATACAATTGATAAATAATTGTGTTTCTAACAATACTAGTATTAAACAATTGCATAATAGTTTGATTATCACGTTAAGAGAAACATTGATTCATCAAGCAACTACTTCAAATAATACTGAACAAATATTACATATCGCGAAATGTCTTAAAATACTAGTAAATTTAGATTTTTCTAAATCATTAAATCATGCATCTAGTCTTGAAATAGCTGCTATAGAAGCTTCTATGTTAAAAGAAAATGAAAACCTTGAGTCCTTCAAGAGGATTGCAAATGAAAAAACGATCAACACTCCCAAAAATATACCTAGCGAAACTCCTACAAAGATGATCAATCAAATAGATGAAATGGTAGAACCAAATTTACAAGATCCCGAAGGAAATGATCAAAATGATCCGGGTACAGATACAAAAAATCAAAAAAGTATAGAAGCCACTTCTGAACAAAAACCCCAAATAACAAATGAAAATATAATAAAAACGGAATCATGGCAATTAATAATCGAAAAGTTTGCTAAAATTAAGGGAGAACGTTTTGCAATTGGAGCATTATTACGCGACTGTAGAGAAGCGTCAATTGATAATGATAAATTATGCTTAAGCTTTGCAAGTAATTCAAATCAAGAACGCTTTATCGGGGAATTGGATCATGGCAGAATTAAATTAGATTTAATCGAATCGATCTCTAAAACTTTTCAAATACCCTCTCTGAATGAAATTGTTTATAATGATACAGAAAAAAAGAGTAACTCTAATAATAATAGTATGAATTTATCAGTTATGAAAGCTCTCAATTGGGGCGGTCAAATTATCGAAGATGAGGTACAAAATGATGAATAAAAATATGATTAAGCAAGCACAACAACTACAACAAAAACTCATGGAAGAGCAACAAAAACTTGAATCTGAAACTGTTACAGGTTCATCGGGTGGAGGGGCTATTCAAATTACTATTAATGGGAAATATCAAGTTACTGAAATTTCAATTGATCCGGAAACAATTGATCC
Encoded proteins:
- a CDS encoding electron transfer flavoprotein subunit alpha/FixB family protein, giving the protein MSEILLVGEVNSGSLAEATAELIAHGKPLAESLNSSISVALLDQDSSSAAQEAISQGADKVYNIKDSLLTTYQTDAYLASLAKLIQEINPIAVLISKTEIGADIGARLAFRVDTGIVQDCIEVSVNSDNKIQANRPVFGGNCMATVVCDSSPMMALIRPKTKEALEADSGRSGEIVDFNADLDESVIKNQVVERVEEVQEGIRLEDAARIVGGGRGMNGPEPFDNELKDLADTMGAAIGASRAAVDIGWVPYSYQIGLTGKKVAPDLYLLVGISGASQHMAGCSGSKNLVAINKDPDANIFRDARFGVVGDWEKVLPALTQQLKELM
- the ybeY gene encoding rRNA maturation RNase YbeY, whose translation is METIIIDVNIFEEFSNDLSEVWIEKIALNSLRLGLLSLNSEFILEYHSLGITIADDITIQGLNNDYRGLNEITDVLAFSENYPGEYYGESEKTISTAESFPNETGYAGEIVLSYPQCKRQAEENKISINKELATLVSHGVLHLIGYDHTNDNELKIMEQIQIDSIKHLLDT
- a CDS encoding MmgE/PrpD family protein; its protein translation is MGATEKLARFVIETPSEKISDEAIERATAGLMDAVGTALVANTNEIGRIITEFTEEVGGTPVSRVIGTNIKTSSPNAALANGTLGHADDYDDVGGFGHPAVILMPTVLALGEQLGKTGREILDAYVLGFDVGARLAQGIGGDHYERGWHSTVTLGTLASAAAASRLMGLTVDQTRHALGIAASHAAGMQANFGTMTKPLHPGNGARSGITAATLASKGYTANQNIIEAPLGYVAVFGDKQANINAMTHQLGDAQWQIVNPGFKIKEWPCCYGNHGAVPMLIDLVHKYEIQPEQVESVEFIGGMGASGFLNRPDTDTYFGGKFSLQFNIAAAVVDGAMSYDTFTDEKVNSPEIRDMMSRVILKDDIMTKDLPARIHSQHRDQTVVINMKDGRSVSDSIETATNTLVGHEIDVKFEANASKVLPSEKVERALSLLKDLKNVKDISEVLDAVTV
- a CDS encoding CoA transferase; translated protein: MNNLPLSGIKVIEIAHIVAGPTAGLILGDLGAEVIKIEPPNALDASRIGSGRNGSFFFVNRNKSSIVIDLKSSKGLEILYKLLEDTDVLIENMAPGTMNRLGIGYEQLSTKFPRLIYLSVKGFLSGPYSNQTSLDELAQMGSGLAYMTGRSGDPIRAGASIIDMGAAMHGIIGVLSALYTRSITQKGQEITSGLFETALFFVGQHMAFNQHSGTTNVPLPERHHGWGVYDKFRCIDGELVFIGVTSNNQWNTFCKILQLDELADNEELKDNPGRIANRPLILRTVTPIIENMKSSRILDMLRENGISATLVHTPDTVITDPHVNSGKRLYNFTSDGKDFALPKLPYESSNYEFTKSLPAPDKPGLQTNSILKKMGYTDTEISEFFDDNIVQ
- a CDS encoding MmgE/PrpD family protein, whose protein sequence is MGRSEEKLAEFIVNTKSEDIPADAYRAAREAIFDCIGVMLAGADQPLGKMIQKFVSDQGGNGDCTIVGSSMRTSQYMAALGNGTLGHALDYDDMGGFGHPSVALLPPALAIAEELDLTVNDLLTAYVIGFEAAAHLSRGSSSPQGTTGFHSTAIFGTMGSAAVAARLLGLDKEQTLTALGMAGSMPSGILQNFGTYTKPLHAGMTSRNGIMAGYLARDGWKATDNFLESKVGWASAYLGAGNFDPEAMVKDLGNTWLCATSIVIKKYPCCGSNHSSLDSLLSILNSNELDFNDIDEVEIDNFSSISHVLLYPRPTYGFQGKFSIHYNVATALVDKKIDMASFNDENLDRSEYLEAIDKVDIKINSEWSSGRDGMMVSNPVKITLKDGTTLEEDTNRHVMHGTQADPLSEEEFKDKFYNCAILSLPKERVGNAIDSWWNADGSAKIRDLLGTVRIG
- a CDS encoding YbaB/EbfC family nucleoid-associated protein, with the translated sequence MRYKMMNKNMIKQAQQLQQKLMEEQQKLESETVTGSSGGGAIQITINGKYQVTEISIDPETIDPENVDMLEDLITTGFNEAIEKIQQLSASRLNSLTGGFKLPGIS
- the dnaX gene encoding DNA polymerase III subunit gamma/tau: MNNYVLYRKWRPKSFSELVGQTAIRKTLMNAISQNRIAHAYLFSGPRGTGKTSTARILAKAINCKTENTEEKLICNTCENCIEINSSNSLDLIEIDAASNRGIDEIRSIRDKSNYSPSKSLYKIYVLDEAHMLTKDASNALLKTLEEPPPHVVFILATTEADKMEPTILSRCQRFDFKKIDNNDIVQRLEQIANYEKVNISESAIKRIAEISEGSLRDAESFLEQIILSNDEEYIDANQINSILGITDSKQIELLQESILSGNITETIQLINNCVSNNTSIKQLHNSLIITLRETLIHQATTSNNTEQILHIAKCLKILVNLDFSKSLNHASSLEIAAIEASMLKENENLESFKRIANEKTINTPKNIPSETPTKMINQIDEMVEPNLQDPEGNDQNDPGTDTKNQKSIEATSEQKPQITNENIIKTESWQLIIEKFAKIKGERFAIGALLRDCREASIDNDKLCLSFASNSNQERFIGELDHGRIKLDLIESISKTFQIPSLNEIVYNDTEKKSNSNNNSMNLSVMKALNWGGQIIEDEVQNDE
- a CDS encoding MFS transporter; the protein is MSNMMSSFRYSAFRYLWLGQVTHAAGMWIDMVTIPLIVLSLYDSLEQAAINVGLVMFVRTMPHFTLGLFAGVFADNFNRKTLLVVTKIGVVFIQIIFMFVVFMDHLSMTWVYLYTFFRGATMAFDQPARRAMIANVVPQELYTNAMALSMGTVQATRIIAAAGAGWIIALTSGVDRITEADYGFQFPVTIILILYTLAFIFTYLINYSHEVINNEGENKKTIQYVFTELIEGLRFSWSRKDIRAVVIMAACFFLFGMVFMQVFAPLFAKILGIGEKGLGILLSMSGIGGASGAVFLAAINPNNKRGIWILSSQIALGLSLIFFALSVAFDNMMLIYFMAILIGLSQAIIFPLINSVLMKITPDHLRGRAMGLLSLDRAFVSFGAAIAGPTAAYVGVANGQILFGVGCVMSGIFLWIFGTTLRKLD
- a CDS encoding electron transfer flavoprotein subunit beta/FixA family protein — its product is MSFNIVVLAKQVIDPEAPSASYRIDGSAGKLEVDSSQKIAPVINGFCENAIEAALQIKEAVGDATVSVISAGSDFVMDVMKKAVSMGSDEMYLLQDEKFSNLNDSSITAKLLATAIQKIGEYDLVLAGMQASDWDQAQVPLGIAEILGVPCVPIARKIEIKDGRAICERATDAGYETVSAPLPSVITVNNEFGQPRYPTLRNIMAAARKTPITWDAAELGLSDDDLSPRIKIVDLFIPEKQSQCEIIEGEDEEEMGRNLALKMREAKLI